In Nostoc sp. UHCC 0926, a single genomic region encodes these proteins:
- a CDS encoding ABC transporter permease subunit, with product MTITLKHPKSNNNISLSEVLDNPQIEKIVPWIVPVLVLVLWELASRIGLLSTRILPAPSGVIATAIKLASTGELFHHIGISAGRAISGFIVGGSIGFGLGLLNGFSRVAEKLLDSSLQMLRTIPNLALIPLVILWFGIGDQARLFLVSIGVFFPLYLNTFHGIRSVDPGLIEMGKVYGLNTPQLLWQIIFPGALSSILIGVRYSLGIMWLTLIVAETIAADSGLGYMAMNAREFMQTDVVVLSIVIYALLGKLADAIARGLETKFLAWNPNYQKS from the coding sequence ATGACTATTACCCTTAAACACCCCAAAAGCAACAATAATATATCCCTGAGCGAGGTGTTAGACAACCCGCAAATCGAGAAAATAGTTCCCTGGATTGTGCCTGTTCTAGTGCTAGTACTTTGGGAACTTGCTTCCAGAATTGGTTTACTCTCAACTAGAATTTTACCAGCCCCTAGTGGTGTAATTGCTACAGCGATTAAACTAGCCTCCACCGGAGAACTTTTTCACCATATAGGAATTAGTGCTGGGCGGGCGATATCTGGTTTTATAGTTGGTGGCAGCATTGGGTTCGGTTTGGGATTGCTCAATGGCTTTTCCCGTGTCGCAGAAAAGTTATTAGATAGTTCCCTGCAAATGCTGAGGACTATCCCTAATTTGGCATTAATTCCGCTGGTAATTCTCTGGTTTGGTATTGGCGATCAAGCCAGATTATTTCTAGTGTCTATAGGGGTATTTTTCCCGTTATATCTGAATACATTTCATGGCATCCGTAGTGTTGACCCGGGACTGATTGAGATGGGAAAAGTCTATGGATTGAACACACCACAACTTCTGTGGCAAATCATTTTTCCAGGAGCGTTGTCTTCGATTCTAATTGGTGTCCGTTATTCCTTGGGGATTATGTGGCTGACATTAATTGTGGCAGAAACGATCGCGGCAGATTCTGGTCTTGGTTATATGGCAATGAATGCCCGTGAGTTTATGCAAACTGATGTTGTGGTCTTGAGTATTGTGATCTATGCGTTGCTGGGTAAATTAGCAGATGCGATCGCTAGAGGATTAGAAACAAAATTCTTGGCTTGGAACCCCAATTATCAAAAGTCATAA
- the ssuD gene encoding FMNH2-dependent alkanesulfonate monooxygenase: protein MQILWFIPTGSHDGRYLGTDIGSRVATPDYLQQIAQAVDSLGYTGALLPTGSSCEDAWITAAAFISVTKQMKFLVAIRPGITSPGAAARMAATFDRISKGRLLINVVTGGDPVQLAGDGLHLSHDDRYDLTDEFLTVWRGIVGGETVDFKGNYLDIKGGKLLFPPVQKPYPPLWFGGSSAAAKRVAAKHIDVYLTWGEPPQQVAQKIAEVRRLAAEQGRTVSFGIRLHVIVRETESAAWDAANELIKYVDEDAIAKAQKNLASSDSEGQQRMSQLHSGSRKALEISPNLWTGIGLVRGGAGTALVGDPDTVIARMLEYRNLGIETFVFSGYPHLEEAYRTAELLFPRLPLQNQSTPLTPPVLSTVSEILGNEKFTKQLTSAS from the coding sequence ATGCAAATTCTCTGGTTTATTCCTACTGGATCTCATGACGGACGCTATTTAGGCACAGATATTGGCTCTCGTGTTGCCACACCTGATTATTTGCAGCAAATTGCCCAAGCTGTAGATAGTTTAGGCTACACGGGTGCATTGTTACCCACAGGGAGTTCTTGTGAAGATGCTTGGATAACTGCTGCCGCTTTTATATCTGTCACCAAGCAGATGAAATTTCTGGTGGCAATTCGCCCAGGAATTACTTCCCCAGGTGCTGCTGCACGGATGGCAGCAACATTTGACCGGATTTCTAAAGGAAGATTGTTGATTAATGTGGTTACAGGTGGAGATCCTGTGCAACTGGCTGGGGATGGCTTGCATCTTAGTCATGACGATCGCTATGATTTAACGGATGAATTTCTCACAGTTTGGCGGGGTATCGTCGGCGGAGAAACAGTCGATTTTAAAGGAAACTACCTGGATATCAAAGGTGGTAAACTCCTATTCCCACCAGTTCAAAAACCCTATCCACCCTTATGGTTTGGTGGCTCATCTGCTGCTGCCAAGCGGGTTGCTGCTAAACATATAGATGTTTACCTGACTTGGGGCGAACCTCCACAACAAGTGGCCCAAAAGATTGCTGAAGTTCGGCGATTGGCGGCTGAACAAGGTAGAACAGTAAGTTTTGGGATTCGCTTGCATGTAATTGTGCGAGAAACCGAGTCTGCGGCTTGGGATGCTGCCAATGAGCTAATTAAGTATGTGGATGAGGATGCGATCGCAAAAGCTCAGAAAAACTTGGCTAGTTCTGATTCTGAAGGACAGCAGCGCATGAGTCAACTACATAGTGGTAGTCGAAAAGCCTTAGAGATTAGCCCCAACCTGTGGACAGGAATTGGATTGGTGCGGGGTGGTGCTGGTACGGCCCTAGTTGGAGATCCCGATACCGTTATCGCTAGGATGCTGGAATATCGCAATTTGGGCATAGAAACCTTTGTGTTCTCTGGATATCCCCATTTAGAAGAAGCATATCGCACTGCTGAATTATTATTTCCCCGTCTACCTTTGCAGAACCAATCTACACCGCTAACACCACCAGTCTTGAGTACTGTTAGCGAAATACTTGGCAATGAAAAATTTACTAAACAATTAACGAGTGCCTCATGA